A portion of the Streptomyces coeruleoprunus genome contains these proteins:
- a CDS encoding flavoprotein — translation MADGTPDPPDDGPGRTGRRRLLVGVCGSANVLALPQYLTTLRAELDVHVRIVMTRSAAALLPPTSMRLLCEEVHCDGQDELTVGHVSLAAWAERFVVLPATANMLGQAAHGLASGLLSSALLAHELPVLFFPSMNRRMWERPPVRRNVSRLRDDGHVVVEPVPVPAWQIATRDVRTTLALPPPATVAAVVDEFFRLPVGPNAPSAV, via the coding sequence ATGGCGGACGGCACCCCCGACCCGCCGGACGACGGCCCCGGCCGTACGGGCCGGCGCCGCCTCCTCGTCGGAGTGTGCGGCTCGGCCAACGTCCTCGCGCTGCCGCAGTACCTCACGACCCTCCGGGCCGAGCTCGACGTCCACGTCCGCATCGTCATGACGCGCTCCGCCGCGGCGCTCCTGCCGCCCACGAGCATGCGGCTGCTCTGCGAGGAGGTCCACTGCGACGGCCAGGACGAGCTGACCGTCGGCCATGTCTCCCTCGCCGCGTGGGCCGAGCGGTTCGTGGTGCTGCCCGCGACCGCCAACATGCTCGGCCAGGCGGCGCACGGACTGGCCTCGGGCCTGCTCAGCTCCGCACTGCTCGCCCACGAACTCCCCGTGCTGTTCTTCCCGAGCATGAACCGGCGGATGTGGGAGCGGCCCCCGGTGCGCCGCAACGTGTCCCGGCTGCGGGACGACGGACACGTGGTCGTGGAACCCGTACCGGTCCCCGCCTGGCAGATCGCCACCCGGGACGTGCGGACCACCCTCGCCCTGCCGCCGCCCGCGACCGTGGCCGCCGTGGTCGACGAGTTCTTCCGCCTCCCCGTCGGCCCGAACGCCCCGTCGGCCGTCTGA
- a CDS encoding MFS transporter produces the protein MAAAAHRFRTALASGPLAVRGFRLLLAGQLSSTVGDYCYAVALPWLILSGDGGPVLLGTVLACYGIPRVVTISLGGVVADRFGGRRVMLVADVVRAAAVGYLAIVAFTGTPTLAQLAPVAVVLGASSGVFIPSSYTLLPALLPKDDLGRGNALSTMVNQVGGLLGPTAGGALVAGFGAGPALTVDAVSFVVSAAVLFRMRTGADAEPAGTTAPDTPGGTAGTAEAGDPKGPSFARLLREGRLLHVVLVVALVCNLAFNGTIEVALPELAHQGMGATGYGVLLTCLSLGGLAGSLIAARARTVTSPAYLFAALAVVMGAALAAVPYAGGLVGAAVCVCLYAAASGWQNIVAVTMLQVWTPPALIGRAMSLVMLAVMGTFPVSVAVAGFGVRHLGAAPFFPAAGAAIALAVLCALSQKAFRGYRSGDEFTPAATKATTDVTTDRTAVRSHRDERVRSAGKAGTPPRTGHR, from the coding sequence GTGGCAGCAGCCGCCCACAGGTTTCGTACGGCACTGGCCAGCGGGCCCCTGGCGGTGCGCGGCTTCCGGCTGCTGCTCGCCGGACAGCTCTCGTCGACGGTCGGGGACTACTGCTACGCCGTCGCCCTGCCGTGGCTGATCCTGTCCGGCGACGGAGGCCCCGTCCTGCTCGGCACCGTGCTCGCCTGCTACGGCATCCCCCGGGTCGTCACCATCTCCCTGGGCGGTGTCGTGGCCGACCGCTTCGGCGGGCGGCGCGTCATGCTCGTCGCCGACGTGGTGCGCGCCGCGGCCGTCGGCTACCTGGCGATCGTCGCCTTCACCGGAACCCCGACGCTCGCCCAGCTGGCCCCCGTCGCCGTGGTCCTGGGCGCCAGCTCCGGCGTGTTCATCCCCTCCTCGTACACGCTGCTGCCCGCCCTGCTGCCCAAGGACGACCTCGGCCGGGGCAACGCCCTGTCCACCATGGTCAACCAGGTCGGCGGCCTCCTCGGCCCGACCGCCGGCGGCGCCCTCGTGGCCGGCTTCGGCGCGGGGCCGGCGCTCACGGTCGACGCGGTGTCCTTCGTGGTGTCGGCCGCGGTGCTCTTCCGTATGCGCACCGGCGCCGACGCGGAGCCAGCGGGCACCACGGCACCCGACACCCCGGGAGGGACGGCCGGCACGGCGGAGGCCGGTGACCCCAAGGGTCCCTCCTTCGCGCGACTCCTCCGCGAAGGACGGCTCCTGCACGTCGTCCTCGTCGTCGCCCTGGTCTGCAACCTCGCGTTCAACGGCACCATCGAGGTCGCCCTGCCCGAACTGGCCCACCAGGGCATGGGCGCCACAGGCTACGGCGTCCTGCTGACCTGCCTGAGCCTCGGGGGACTGGCCGGTTCACTGATCGCCGCCCGCGCCCGGACCGTGACCTCTCCCGCGTACCTCTTCGCCGCGCTCGCGGTCGTGATGGGCGCCGCGCTGGCGGCCGTGCCGTACGCCGGCGGCCTCGTCGGCGCCGCCGTGTGCGTCTGCCTGTACGCCGCGGCCAGCGGCTGGCAGAACATCGTCGCCGTGACGATGCTCCAGGTCTGGACGCCACCGGCCCTCATCGGACGGGCCATGAGCCTGGTGATGCTGGCCGTGATGGGCACCTTCCCGGTCTCCGTCGCGGTCGCCGGCTTCGGGGTCCGCCACCTCGGCGCGGCGCCCTTCTTCCCGGCGGCGGGCGCGGCCATCGCCCTCGCCGTCCTGTGCGCCCTCAGCCAGAAGGCGTTCCGCGGCTACCGCTCGGGCGACGAGTTCACGCCCGCCGCCACGAAGGCCACCACCGACGTCACCACCGACAGGACAGCAGTCAGGAGTCACAGGGATGAGCGTGTTCGTTCCGCTGGGAAGGCCGGCACCCCACCGAGGACGGGGCACCGGTGA